caaaatccatgtctcaaggcttaaaaatacttctttaacatgtctcctccccttcatccacactgactgaagtggatttaacaagtgacatcaataaggaatcatagctttcacccggattcacctggtcagtctattacATGTAAAGAGCAgatttttcttaatgttttgtatactcagtggaGGTGATAGCCTCTGTGATTTGTGTCTGTGGGATGTTTTGAAAACTAATCGTCAATCAATGCCTGTTTAATGTAGGTGGCTGGCTGTGGCTGAGGGGGATTGTCGTCGTAAGGGGATTGTTCTTCTTCAGGTTATTGAATACATTTGTTGTCGTCACAACTATGAAGCACTTTTTATACAACACTTGCATATGGTTAATATCCGTTTGCCTATAGCCGAAATACTGCCATACCACTGAAAATGCTTTGGCTCCAAATCAAACTCGATTAGCAGTCGCAGCACACATTTTTCCCGAGGTTTATTGAGGTAaagctctcgctctcctctctagCATCTAACTGCGCTTTGGACACTTGTGATTGGCCAGCATGTGCATGCCATGCAAAAACTGAGAGAGCCCACTTGGTCAGCAATCAGGGTATCCCAAACTCCCTCCTCCGGGACAACAAGGGGtagacatttttgtttttgccctagcactacacagttgattcaaataatcaactaatcatcaagctttgatcattttaAATCAGATGTGTAGTGTTAGTGCAAAAATTAAAATGATCCCTTGGAATCCCAAGGACCAAGTTGGGGAAACGCTAGCGCTGCTCATTGGAAGAGGTGCCATAGTATAGTTATTGTTATATTAATGGAGTGTCAAAGGAGAATCGCAGCCTCTTGCAATTTCGATCTGAATTCGATTAATCGTGCAGCCCTACTATACGGATTGGCAAACATGAATGCTTACTAGTGTAGCGCAAATGTTAACATATTACATCTAGACGTATTCAGCTGCTGTGCAAATGCAAAGACAGTGAGAAGTACAAACAGAAAAAAATTCCACTACAGTGCTATCTATACCCCTTTCCAATCAATTTACACTGACAAACACAATACAAACTTCTTTAGCATGTGTGGGTGAAGAGAAACTTATTGTAGAAAACACACAGCCTTTATGAATACAATACATGGTAAGAGAACAGAAGCATGTGAGTCATACAGTAAGTCAATATTTAAGTCAAGATCAGCCTGCTTTACTTACAGTGGATATAAacaaatgctaattaattacttaaaaatcatacgtgattttctggatttttgttttcgattctgtgtacctatgataaaaattacagacatgCTTTGTAAATAGGAAAACCTGAAATCGGCAGATAATCAaacacttgttctccccactgtatgtatgtatgtatgtatatacagtgccttgcgaaagtattcggcccccttgaactttgcgaccttttgccacatttcaggcttcaaacataaagatataaaactgtatttttttgtgaagaatcaacaacaagtgggacacaatcatgaagtggaacgacatttattggatatttcaaacttttcttgctgtgcgatgttaccccactcttccaccaaggcacctgcaagttcctggacatttctggggggaatggcccaatccctcacccgccgatccaatgggattgagatccgggctcttcgctggccatggcagaacactgacattccaatCAGGAAATCACCCACAGAACGAGCAgaatggcattgtcatgctggagggtcatgtcaggatgagtctgcagtaagggtaccacatgagggaggaggaagtcttccctgtaatgcacagcgttgagattgcctgcaatgacaagctcagtccgatgatgctgtgacacaccgccccagacaacGACGGGCCCTCCAcctcaatcccgctccagagtacaggcctcggtgtaacgctcattccttcgacgataaacgcaacgtgtttttcagagtcagtagaaaggcctctttagtgacctaagttttcataactgtgacgttaattgcctaccatctgtaagccgTTTGTGTTTTAACGAACGTTCCACATGTGcgtatgttcattaattgtttatggttcattgaacaatggGAAACAGtggttaaaccctttacaatgaagatatgtgaagGTATTTGGATTTTAACAAACAAACTTTTAAAGacagaaatgtccctttttcgggactctttttttgctgagttcatatatagaacatttctggtcccagtccatCCCAGATTGTCAGGTAGGGAGCTTATTTTAATCAGCTCAAGACACTGAAACAAACACCATCATATGCACGGCACAGTTCTAGACAGACACTCGGGCATGTAAACCTCTTACTAGAACACTTGTTCCAAAGGCAAAGGTGACAGGGGAGTAAAGTGGCCACAATAACAAGTCACTCAGCCCTAGTTGGGATTCTGAACATATTGAGATGTTTATGTTCTAAATTCCCAGATAATCAAAATGTTCAAAGAACATTTAGTAGTGGATGTGTGACAATGTTGTTTAAAATGAAGCACAGTTGTTTGAAATCTCATCAGGGACTCGCCAGTACATCAATTCTGTTCGATTTCTTAGTCAATGTGGCAACATAATGTCTTTGGGGTAAAGAGGACATTTTGGTTCTTTGGCCATATTCTTAGTCCTCCATATTCAATGGGAGCTCTCTAAAAACAGTCCCTACACTACACCCTTGTGGTAGCATCTTTACACCATATGTTCAATAACAACATGGTGACttcaaaaatttaaaaaacatgttATTCACAGAAAGCTGAAATTCAATAACTATTATTGGAGGTAGAATGGCTTTAATTTAGGCAGATGGTAAACAAAGATAAAGAAATAAAAAGGTGTCTGAAAATGGCAAATGCCACAAAAATCAAGTGAAACTGCATTTTTCTATCAAGGACAAACAGCTCAGACAAGTGACATTTTTTGTGCAACTCAGTCCAAAAATTCCCCAAGATCAGAATTGACTAaaaaaccattaaaaaaaaagtgacatttcctTTTTAGTGTGAAACCATAAAATGAAATCTGAACAGCAGTGACAGAATACTGGACTTAATTACAGAATTagcacattttgccatggtgcaGAGAGAAAAACGTGAAGTTTTCTAATGCTCTTCTACGCATTTTGTCATGAGGCTAAGAGCAAATTTTGACAAATAGTTTTAAAGccaatttcctacaattctacacttTCGCCATTGGGcagattttttgttttgttggtaTTTTATAGCGCATCTCATTTtgttcacattttgccatgaggttaagataattttgcagttttaagcctaatttcctacaattctacacattttggtaTCATATGCAACAAAAACATGGGTTAGGGGCACGGGGCACATGCCCAGTGCCTGTTCGGTAATCCGGCCCAGCTCAGTTGAGCTCACTTGATGAGTAATCCCTCTGTATTAAAGTAGAAACAACGTGGGTGTACGTCTGTGAAAACCAACCCCTAAAACCAGGGAAGattctcaattgcatactcctcgcatcctctctccatctcaaaaCCTATTGGAGGAGCTGGTCAGAGGGAAGGGACCTCTAGCTTTCTCATTCAATGGGTTATGAGAAGAATACTAGGCGAGAAGAGGCGAGGAGTatacaattgagattctccccaaGACTTCTTCCTTGTCGCCTTCAGCAGGCTCTGGTGTAAAGGTTCCCCaatgtacagatctaggatcagcttcccctcccacAATCCTAACCTTACCCATTTGTGGGAAAAAAGCAAAATAGACCCAAGATCAGCACCTTGGGGCTACTTCACCCAACTCCGTTCAGCAGCAGCCCCACTTGGTTTGCTTGCTGGACACTGGCCCATAGTCCTCCAGGTCTATGGTGGGTGAGGCCTCGCTCTCCGACCTCATCCTCAGGATGGACGGCAGCACCATTTCGAACAGCGTCTCAAACAACTCGTCCACGTTGGCACCTGTCTTGGCGCTCGTCTCAAAGCACATCCTCTCTGCAGGCGGGCTCAAACGCTCATCCAGCGCCTTGTACCTGAGGATACGCTGGTAGAGCGCCACGGCGTCCTCCTTTCGAACCTCTCGGTTGGCCACGGGGGAGACCGTAGTAGGGGAGGCTGGAGGGATGAGGTGGCAGGCATAGGGCGGTGTGTGAACGGGGAAACCCCCCTCATAGTCTTCTTCCACATTGGGGGGGTCAGTAATGTCAGCCTTGTTGCCCACCACAGCGTAGATGCAGTCGTGATTGGCTGTGTCGGTGAGAGACAGGAAGCGCTCCTCCAGCTCGGCCAGGCTCTGCCAGTTGGTCACGTCGTAGGTAAGGATGACAGCGGACGCACCCCGACAGTACATGGAGCCGAGCCCGTGGAACTGCTCCCGACCTAGTAGTGAAACATTAAGCATGTTTAGATGGTTACAGAGTGTAATGAATCAAGAAGGGAGAGTGAGGTAAGGTAGTCTGCGAAACCTCAACCTTCTGGGTAAAAGACTTGCACGCTAACAACTGCGCCAAGAAACCCATCTCTCTTGCGGGATTCAATATGAAGTATTGTTAAATCTGCCACTGAGCAAGgtagttaaaccactgttcccgggcgccgaagacgtggatgtcgattaaggcaaccCGCCGCacctttctgattcagaggggttgagttaaatgcgttagacacatttcagttgaaggcatccagttgtacaactgactaggtatccccctttcccttataTGCGTTTATGAATGCACGGTCGCTCCACAATACATGAGCAGACAGAAACTTTTACCACATATACCCATTTTTATTATGCTGTGGGTAttccacacacacaaaagctACTGGTTGCTGTATTGAATGGAAAAATCCAGTCACTCAAGATAAGAGGTTATCTTCAGTTTAGCTCTGTATGTAAAGTAGGCCTAACTACTGTGACAAGCACTACCTCCACCCATTATTTCATCACTGTAAACAAATCCATCCCAAAATTAGCCATAAAATAccaattcaataaaaaaaaatcttgaaACCCTACTGTGAATTTGGAAAATAAATATTGATGCTTGCGTCTGTCAACAAATGACGCTTGATGGGTATAGCCTAATTAGTTGCAATTCGTCTCTGTGCACTTAAACATGCAAAATAAAAGTAGAAATTGACACTGCACTTTCCCCATGTGCTATACTAGTactgaaaataaaacattttatcaTATAAAATACCTACCTGCGGTGTCCCAAAGCGATATGTTGTAGGGTCCCCACTGCTTTAAGTAGAACGCACCGCCGACGGTACTAATGGTATCATTGAACTTTTTATCCATGTACCTGTGTAACAGAGAGGTCTTACCAACGTTCATGTCCCCCAATATAACCAGTTTCACGTCGGGCCTCCTCGCCCTTTTCATTTCAGGCATGGTTCTTTTCATTCTCCGCCTAGACACCCGAACAGGCGACACTATCTCAAAAGTGCAATTGACTTTCATTAAAAACGTATTTGATAAAATTGTCAAAGCAATTAAGATTCCCTACTGTTCCAGTCTGTCAGGTGGCCTTCGGTTTTGACATGCATAGAACATGTGTAGGTCTAAAGCGAAAGAATGCATAGGATTTACCACACCAACCGTGCGTCAACTTCTACCCATTTAGCATCCACCGCAGAATAAAAGGCATACGACTCGTTTCTACATGAACGGATATATCAATGAAATTGTGAAACAGCTTGCTCAATGATCAGAGTTCACTCAGAAAATGACAACAGGGGAAACTTGTGCGAACGACTGCTGGACGTTTTAAAGCAGTATCTGGCCAACGAGCATGCAGGAACATCAATCAAATAACTGAGATTTGATTGGAAAATGTAAATGTACTCCACCAGCCCAAAGAGGGTTTTCCCTTTATATTCGCATGGGTGTAgctattgtatttgttgtgctaTATTTGTCTTGTGACCTTTATTTGATAACAATTAAAAAACTGAGAAATCACAAAGGTTGGCATCTTTTTACTTCTATATTTCCACCCcctctaatgtgtgtgtgttgatgaaaTCAGTAGCAATTAGTATAATGTAACAGAgacaaacactgaacaaaaaatagcAGGCAAAATTCACTGGACAACGTTGGAGGCTGCTTATGGTAGAAaattgaacattaaattatctggcaacagctctggtggatattcctgcagtcagcatggcaataacatgctccctcaaaacttgagacgtctgtggcattgtTTTGGGTGACAAAACAGCAccttttaaagtggccttttgtccccagcacaaggtgcacctgtgtaatgaccatgcggtttaatcaacttcttgaaatgtcacacctgtctggtggatggattatcttggcaaaggtgaaatgctcactaacagggatgtaaaataaatgtgtgcacaacatgaGAAAATAAGCTTTCTGTGCATATGAAAAAATGTCTTTCATtttctatttcagctcatgaaacatgggaccaagactttacatgttgtatttatattttgttttagTGTGTATTAATTTAAATGGCATTTTGCACAGGAATAATTGGACAATTCTGATTTCAAAAGATTTACACATTTGAGTCATTCCCCTGAAATACATTTTACTTTGAATCAAGTAGCTTATGGTGAAAAATATTTTACATTAACAATATTTTATATACAATTCTATCAACACTTTATTGCAGACCTAAGTATAATTTTATGACAAAATTATAACTATGCGATAGTATAATTTCCAATGCCGGTGATATAGTCCAACCTGCCCTATGACAAATTCCTTTATACCAATCCTTCCGAAGTCCTGAGGAAACAGTCAACATCATAGCAGCTCTAACCCACAATTCCATGTCTCCCAGTCTTTGTGGTAGTCCTCAATCTTCATCCAAACCAGGACATACAAAACTCAATCTAAGCTCATTCTATTTGCAATTCTGTTCTATTATTTCTTGTCCTGGCCAGCTGGCCTCTTCTGCGAAATCTCCCACGTGGAGTTGGGGCCTCTGTCCTGAATccagaaaaaaaaaagaacaactTGAATCATAATGAAGGAATGTCACCCAGTTAAACCTCTTCATACTACAAACACTCAAGTCTTTCAAGCAAGTTATAACAGTATGGTTTATTTTTCAATATCAGTACATAGCTATGCAGGATGTATTTTTAGACACTAGATGGCATAAAGTGTTCAACTTCTTGGATTAGTTTTAGCCTATGGTTTTACTTTTGAGGAAAAATATTTCATGTgttaaatgtgatttttttcccccattcAAATATTACTTGCTTAAAGGAAATCTGACAATGAAATGCTGAATGAGAGGTCATCCAGTGCTTCCAAAACTTTCTTTACtcatgtcattcatattccattcacccagctcaatgtaacatcgctaggtttaggctactacatcatGAGGTTGCAACAACCTAACCAAAATATGTAAGTTTATAACGTATTAACATAGGTGCACAGGCGGTTGAGAGAAAGGTGGcagtgacattcaataccgccttgcacactcctGCCTGCATCTAGTGGATCTAGGGTgtgatcattagtccaaacaTTTGTTCCGTTTTACAAccaaaacaagagtttctattgcaGGTCGGTCCATCCCGTTTACTTACGTTTAAGAAaagttttgcaacagaattggcagaaggaatacacccctgatcacccgcacacacagttcactttcatagcagccatatACAAACAGCATCATCACCTTGCTCtatgtataattccttctcgcatctcaCCGTTTCTCTTCGCTTGTGGAACCTTGGtgcacaacagctgtctgtgacccaGTGAAAAAAAACTCTCCAAGATAAACTTTCATAACATACccgctaaccactacacacagcctacaattATCACCATATTAGCTCATTtcagtcaacatagctactagaagtAACGAGTTAGTAAACACGCTACAATAAGCTTGGGTGTTCTCCAGATTTTTATACTGCTATTCTGCCATTCCGGGATTTACGCTATTACCAGTTTAGCATACAAGGGGGCGCTAAAAATGCAAAAAGTCCATTGGGCGTCTATtaaatgctaacaaaattagcacaagtaATTTGCACAGTTTCTCTCGTTCATTTTAGCTTGTAAATGTCCACACTTTTGATTGGTAGGATAACGTGTCAGTTAAtgttgcaagagctctgatatgttggaggacgtcctctggaagtcgTTATATGgaaaggggtgagaaccatgagcctcctaggttttgtattgaagtcaataaaCCCAGAGAACGGAAACTAGCTGTTCTCTGGCTACACTACCTGAGaaagtgctgttgaggctactgtagaccttcataaaaaaaaagtgttttaatcagttatttggtgtgAAAATATTTAGTATAgatttatctaaaaaggataactttcttaatgtttcactatttttatgaaaCTCACTGAGTAGGATCatcttccccttcctcctttgaggagcctccactgacataCACACGCACTAACCCTTATGTGCACTCCCATAGATGCAAGGTCTTTCCGCAGGGTGTCGCAGGCCTTGAGGAGGGGTAACTTTTCTGAGCATGGACTTGGACTGGCATGGGCGGGCTCTCCAGGGGGCGTTTCTTGCACAGACAAAGCGAAGGCCCGCACATCGCTACGGAAACGAGCCAACTGCTCCACCACGTTCTCTAGGGTCCCCGAAGAATCAACAGAATGAGCCTCCTGAAGATGAAGAGAGGTGAGATATGGAACAAGTAAACCAGTTAGGGTTATGGTCCCttatggtcctgtgtggctcaggtTTGTGGATTCGATTCCCACGGCGGACCAGTACAAAAATGCACTTAcgtaagtgtctgctaaattactaaaatgtcacaTGTTACGTAAAATGGTTATAATTAACCTGATTTTAGGCCCATAATAGGTGCCATTTTAACCACAGAAAAAAGTAAATCGCAACAAAAAGACAACATACTACCCCATACTACCAATACTGCTGGCATTTATATCAAAGAGATGTTGGCAATCGTTTATGGACATTTACCATTAAAATGCACTGGAATAAGGCCGGGATTCAATCCAATCAGTGGTAGATCCGTATAATAGAGCTTCTTGATATTTAAATTATatttctgattgagccgacatGCTGCATTTACTGTGAATACGGTCTTCGCGAACATTGCTTTAAAAGGTGCCAAGCCCGATCGGATTGAACCCCGGTCTTAGTGGTGCACTGAGTATTTGAGGAGATACACTCCTATTGTGCTGTCATAATGTCAGTCAACTATGTGTTATTATGAACTTTAATCTCTGACCTTTCTGTCCAGCAGGTCGACCCCCAGGACCTCAAAGACTTCCCTGATGTAGGCGAGGAAGGCCCCAAACACAGCTGGGCTCCTTGGTGATCTGTCAGGCTACTCAGACAAGGCACAACAAGTAACAGTGAACCATTCACCATATATTACAAGCTATCCCCTTATGAAACACAGGAAAATCTACATGAGAAATTGTGTCATCTTTGCAACAATTCAATGCAATGTGTGAAGGTATGACTTGCGATTATGTTACATCTTATTCAGGTTAGTTGTGTGTTGACATGCTGAGACGTTGATTTTCTTTGCCTGAAACTGTTCCTCAGAGTGGTACGCCACATTTGTCATGGTTCTCATCttgacaggttaccttagtgatGGGCTGAAGTTGGCGGTTCCC
This is a stretch of genomic DNA from Oncorhynchus mykiss isolate Arlee chromosome 7, USDA_OmykA_1.1, whole genome shotgun sequence. It encodes these proteins:
- the LOC110527597 gene encoding ras-related protein Rab-20; its protein translation is MKVNCTFEIVSPVRVSRRRMKRTMPEMKRARRPDVKLVILGDMNVGKTSLLHRYMDKKFNDTISTVGGAFYLKQWGPYNISLWDTAGREQFHGLGSMYCRGASAVILTYDVTNWQSLAELEERFLSLTDTANHDCIYAVVGNKADITDPPNVEEDYEGGFPVHTPPYACHLIPPASPTTVSPVANREVRKEDAVALYQRILRYKALDERLSPPAERMCFETSAKTGANVDELFETLFEMVLPSILRMRSESEASPTIDLEDYGPVSSKQTKWGCC